The DNA sequence GTAAAAATGGCGAACAACACAACAGCGTATGACACCGATTGGAGCACATTCGTACACGTATTCTTCTTCCATGCGGCCTTCCAGTTCCTTATTGCAATCCCCATTATTCTCGTAAATGGTTTCGCTATCTACGTGATTCACAAAGACCCCATCAAATGCTTTCGTACTCCCCTCACGACTTTCATCTCCGGAATTCTTGGAGCAGACTGTCTCATCGGAGTGGCCTTGCTGTTTGGCATCATGTCATACTTCGTTGATCTCTCTCATTTCGCGACTTTACTGCCTATtatcagcatcagcatcagcCTTTGCATTATGGTGGCGTTAGCAGTCGCTCAGCTTCTTGCCATCGGGTGGACCGCCAAGTACGAACGCTACCTATCAAGACGAAAAGCCATCCTTGGCATAGTCGCGATCTACGTCTATAACATCCTTTTATTTCCCCAACTTATTCACCTCGGTTTCTGGTGGTTTGTTGTCATTGATATTTTGCTGCATGTCGCATTTCTGACTCTGGTGTTGGTTGTAGTCTACATCGTTACCTATGTTGTCTTCAAAAAGGCAATGcag is a window from the Nematostella vectensis chromosome 9, jaNemVect1.1, whole genome shotgun sequence genome containing:
- the LOC116617511 gene encoding uncharacterized protein LOC116617511, with amino-acid sequence MANNTTAYDTDWSTFVHVFFFHAAFQFLIAIPIILVNGFAIYVIHKDPIKCFRTPLTTFISGILGADCLIGVALLFGIMSYFVDLSHFATLLPIISISISLCIMVALAVAQLLAIGWTAKYERYLSRRKAILGIVAIYVYNILLFPQLIHLGFWWFVVIDILLHVAFLTLVLVVVYIVTYVVFKKAMQKHQESQMREDEQENTKNEALEKEFLKTTFIMTTTLIVFTFPFAITVLYWLLNSSYNIYHFSALLFTTDLFYVKFLLDAFILLWRMPKYRHAVKLVWTRCCCCQCCVSCCGEEHEMVATYNVDNTHIDMTVA